The Moorella glycerini genomic interval TGTCGGCAAAGTAGCCCTCTTTAATCATGCCCAGCAGCGCCATCACGGCCTGTTCCTGCAGGGTGTCGCGCTTTAATTTGCCCATCTTGCTCTTGCCTCTTTAAACTCGCTTAAATCGAAGCGGCAGCTTCCGGCCACCAGCTCCGCGATAATCTCACCGGCAATAGGCGTCATAATTGCCGAACTTTTAAAGCCCGCGGCAACAAGCATATTTTCCGGACCCCAAAATCCCAAATATGGCCTATGATCCCTGGTGCAGGCCACCGGCACCCTCCAGCTGCGGATGGCCTTTAAGGAGACCAGGGCGGGGAAAAAACGGGCCAGCTCCTGAACGAGGAACGGCAAATTTTCCTGCCGCGACCGGTAGCCGGCTTCGTCGGCCAGTTCCCCGGGGCTGCCGGCCGTCATGGTCTCACCGACCAGTAAATTGCCGGCGGTACTGCAGGTGCAGCATAAGGAAACCTGGTAACCGTCCGCGCCGCTCTGCTCACTCGCGAAAAAGGAGGCTAGGGAGAAATAGTTGCGCAACAAAGGCCCCGCCTTTTCCGTTACTAAAGCCTCCCCCCAAATAAAGTCTATGGGGAGGTCTAGCCCGACCGCTTTGACCAACGTTCTCGTCCACGCTCCGGCCGCCACGACTACCGTGCCGGCGGCGATCTTGCCCCTGGAAGTAATCACTTCTTTTATTTTGCCGTTGGCGACCTCGAAACCGAGCGCTGGCGTGTTTTCCAGCACTTCGCAACCTTGAGCCGCAGCCTTATTCAAAAAAGCATAGATCAGCTTAAACGGGTTTAGCTGCGCCTCCAGGGAATAGCTGGCCCCCACAACCAACTCACCGTTAAGAAGGGGTTCGCGGCGGGTGACCTCCCGCCCTTCCAGAAGTTCAATATTTAACCCCGCCTTGATTTTCTTTTGCTGTTCCTCCTGCAATTCCGTCCATTCCTGGTGGTTGGTGGCAACTATCAAAGAGCCGGAACGCCGAAATTCTATATCAATATCCAATTCTTCCTGTAAGCGCAAGAGGCGCTGCCAGCCCGCGAGGCTCAACTCTAGACTCAGGCCCGGCTCCGCATCCTGAAGCTGAACCCGGCCAAAATTCCCCCCTGACGCTCCCCCGGCGACCTCACCCTGCTCGACAAGGACGGTCTTAAAACCCTTTGTCGCCAAATGATAGGCCGCCGCGGCGCCAAAATAGCCCCCGCCGATAATCACGACGTCCGCCAGCAGTTTTTCCACCACCTTTTAGGTCGTAAATTTGTTTATACGTTAGACAAATGCTTTGGTAAATATATTCGCCTTTCACCTGCCTGTTTTCTGCTTGGCGATTAATTTTTTAATATAAATTTTTCAGCCATCGATTGCGGTCCAGTAGACCCTCTCCCCAGAAGGGGTTAAATCCGGCGGCCCGCAGATCGCCCCGGCCAGGGACTTCTATCGCGACGAAGATTATTGAAGCGGTTTTGCCGGGGCTTTTTGCGCCGGCGGCAGGCGAACGCACCCGAAAAACCGCCTGCCGGACCGCGCGGTTAAGCGCCGGCCTTGTTCCAAACCCCGCAGCACGGCTCTCACCATGCCGGCATCCGCCGGTAAAACCTGATAAAGGGTTACTGGCGGGGGCCGCCGCAGCAGCCGGGGTTCTGCCCGTGACTTGCAGCCTGCAAGAGACGGTTCAGACCGCTGTAGATTGTCTTGGAGTTCTTGGCCAGCAAGGGCCCTAAAATGGCTAATA includes:
- a CDS encoding NAD(P)/FAD-dependent oxidoreductase — its product is MVEKLLADVVIIGGGYFGAAAAYHLATKGFKTVLVEQGEVAGGASGGNFGRVQLQDAEPGLSLELSLAGWQRLLRLQEELDIDIEFRRSGSLIVATNHQEWTELQEEQQKKIKAGLNIELLEGREVTRREPLLNGELVVGASYSLEAQLNPFKLIYAFLNKAAAQGCEVLENTPALGFEVANGKIKEVITSRGKIAAGTVVVAAGAWTRTLVKAVGLDLPIDFIWGEALVTEKAGPLLRNYFSLASFFASEQSGADGYQVSLCCTCSTAGNLLVGETMTAGSPGELADEAGYRSRQENLPFLVQELARFFPALVSLKAIRSWRVPVACTRDHRPYLGFWGPENMLVAAGFKSSAIMTPIAGEIIAELVAGSCRFDLSEFKEARARWAN